A DNA window from Pseudarthrobacter sp. W1I19 contains the following coding sequences:
- a CDS encoding zinc-ribbon domain-containing protein encodes MLLLFGFKTVLKALPGKPASCRNCGSFAHHHLEERATKFTLFFIPVFTTSRSYRITCTNCGFVSSISARQRRALELQR; translated from the coding sequence GTGCTCCTTCTCTTCGGTTTCAAGACAGTGCTCAAGGCCCTTCCCGGCAAGCCGGCCAGCTGCCGGAACTGCGGATCCTTCGCGCACCACCACCTGGAGGAGCGGGCCACCAAGTTCACGCTGTTCTTCATCCCGGTGTTCACCACCTCGCGCTCCTACCGGATCACGTGCACCAACTGCGGCTTCGTCTCGAGCATCTCGGCACGGCAGCGGCGGGCCCTGGAGCTGCAGCGGTAA